The following is a genomic window from Manihot esculenta cultivar AM560-2 chromosome 9, M.esculenta_v8, whole genome shotgun sequence.
AAGACCAAGCagcatcaaaaaaaaaaacacaaaaaagTAAAGGCATCTCACTAACCCAACTTATCAATTTTAATCATTTGCACAACTAAACAGCTAagtaagagaagaaaaaaaattcggAATGCATAGACAAACTGTGCCCCAATTGAACATTAACCTAAATAATATATCTGTAAAACACCTAGATAAAGCATCAGCAATAGGAAGACACTCATGATAATAACAATCCCTTCTACAAAAGCATGTAAAAATGAAGTATCCCTCAAGAAATTCAAGTTATATTGGAATCGTGAATAATGAAACATATTGCAATTACACCAAAAGAATACACATGCATGAGTGCGTATGCAGggaaaaaaaggggaaaaagacacacacacatatatatggGGGGGAGgggggaagagagagagagagagagaaagagagagagagagagtaatgACATACCGCTGATGTCTTGGTAAGGATTGAGGCATCcgtaatctctttatttttgctTCTAGTAATGAACGTTCATGCAATGCTGCAATTGAAGCTGCCACTTGAGACACAAAAATCACTTCTCCATCAGCACTTTCATCCATTTCTGTACCTACTTTAGACTCTATAATTCCTTCAAGAGGTTCTCCAAATTTAACATCACGTGCATCACTATGATTAGCATCTGTTGATCTTTCTCTCGAATTAGAGTCTAAGGGAAACACCACCACATTAGCAACATCTAATACACAGTGCCTAAAAATGTGAATAGCAAAGCACTTCGCTTTCATTTCACTATACAAAATGGAGAACTGTGATGCAATCCACATCAAAACTTGACCCAAAACTGGACAGTTAAAGCTCAGAGTTTTCATATTCATTCCATTACCCACAACGCTCAAAGCTTCTTTTCTAATTGCCTTCAAACAAAGCCTAAAAAGCACACACATATGATCTGCCATATAAACATCAATCACCACTCCGTAACGTGGAGAATTAGCAATAATCCACCTCctcaaatcaccaaattttatcaaatttaattgcaAAATGGAACAAAGAACACCATAGGAGTACATGCTAGGATAGTCGACCCAACCCTCAACTTCTCTCCTAACAGCCCACAAATCTGATGGCAATACTCTAAACCTACTTTTATCAAAACACTTAATATCGCCTTCTCTATTACCAACAAAATTTGCACAGTCTACTGATAAAACACCAGGTAAAGTAAACATTTTATTTGAGCTCTCTAAATCATTGAAATTAACAACACCTGGGCAATCGTTGTAAAAAAAATTGGAACGGAACTCGTTGAAATAACCATCTAAAGAGAAGCAGAGTTCAGCATTGTCGGAGTGCTGAATTGATTGAGCAATGAAATTTTCGTCAGGGTTTTGGATGTTTAAGGTTTTTGGGTAATAGAGAGAATCAATAAGAGAAGTGGGGTCTTCAGAGAGAGAATACGGGCAGTGAAGAGAATGCAAAAAGAGGGATTCTGGCGGCATGATGTGGTGAGGATTGTAAGGGCAGGACACGAAGTTAACATTTTGATGTTTCAAAGAGGTAGTTTTGGAATGGAGGAGAGATGACAGAGAATTGAGGGTTTTATCAGACAGAGAAAGGAGGTCAGTGAGAGATGAAAGAGTGGCAGAGAGATCGGGATTCGGAGTAGCGGTGGTCAGAGGAATTTGTGGTGGCGGTGGTGGAGGAGGACGTTCGGGAACAGAGTGGAAGAAGAAATTAGGAGCAAGGTTAGGGTTTTGAGGGGGACAAGGGAAGAAGTAGCTGTTGGCATTGGGATATGGAGCAGAAGAAGGATTCATGAAGCAGGGAGCGAAAATAAGCGTGAAATCAGAAGGGAATGGGAAGGCCAATTCTCCTCTCAGAATTCAGATTCTATCGAGCTCGACTGCCCAACTGCAAACGCACCCAGTTTCTTCTGTGTTTGCGTCTCCTGTGCTTTTTCACTCCATAAAAACGActattgaaatatatatatacacactttttaaaaaaaaaaaattattaattatttcttatcatttaagttttttttttttttttttaaattcactaCTTAACCTtttataatcttttaattttataaaaatctaccACAAACATAAATAATGAATTTCTCTATCACGCAGAACCAAACAGTAATTTCCCTTTTCTTTAAATTCAAACATTAGagttattattgaaaatttaatccCAAACATGGTATTTAATGTAATTATCATATTCgctttaattcaattcaattcaatttttttaatatcaattcttttatttcttgttTTGAGTCAAAAAATAATGCGTCACTATTCCATGGACAATGCAGGTGGAAGGAACAAGAAGCAAACAATTTAAATATTGAAGGATCATTATTCATCAGCTGGGGTTAGTCTACATCTAGAATATTGGCTCTCATCGTTTCCTTTGGTAGGATTCTAATGATCCTTGATACCTAATGCCTGCTGCTAGAAATTATACATGGATATCTCTTAACTCCTACTCAAATGCCTGCTTCTGTGCCAAGCCAACCTGTATCATAACTTCCTCCTGTTTTCTCCAGTTCAGAACAACCAAGTTTCTTCAACTGCTACAGAAAAAAGAGAGCAATTGTAACAAGCTGAAGACGCATCATGCATAGAAAAATCCCAATAAATAATCTGCCAGtaattcactttcccttctccTGTCTCTCACTGCTTGCTTAACATCATAGGTAGCAGTAGCATTAGCCCTGCCATGAAAAGAATGCACTTGAAAGGATCTGAAGGCTAAGCAACCTGATAAACAATAACTGCAAGAACTAGAAAagcaaaataactaaaataacaactctgctatttttcttaatttcacACTGCAAATTTGGCAATCACTGCAAATTTGGCAATCACACTGCTATTAGGTTCCAAAGTTCTTGATGACACAAATCTACAGGAACAAAGCGGCGGGAAAAGACATATAATATAGCCACAGTTATGGAAAGAGACGACACTCCAATCAATGACAGAGGCTCATTGAACAAGAGGACAGAAACAGGATTAGGACAACCAAACTTTAAAAAATCATGTAATCAAGGTTAGGGAGATACAGAACCTTTAAGACAATCTAAAGAGGATTTGGACAACTAAACACGATACCATACAACACGGTATTTGAACTGAAAACTTAAACCACAGGTAATGATCACTAACAGATTTTCGTTTCAATCATTTCTAAATTCTAAATACCAACATCAAAAACCCTGGAGAAAATTTTTAACTGTCCAGTCAAATTAATGAGTACCAATTTTCAACAATTCCTCAATTATGAACAAATTCAGAGACTGTGATGTCAATTAGCATATGCACTTTCAGGAATTTAATCATGAATATTTTACCCAAATAAGAGTTGCCAATATAGATATGGCAATCATACTGAACTTGCAAAGCAGACTgcaaaaataacataaaatagaTATTGAGCTTTGGACATTGTAAATGGAATTGACAGAAATAAAGAGCTCAGGAATAAGAAGACTCGAGATCTGATAGGGCTGAATTACATAAATAAAAAGACAGGTTTAAAAACACTGAACAACTTAAACTAAGGTTAATATTTGAGTATTTCTAAATGGTGGTGAACTAAGAACTAAATGGCATTCAAGTGCAAGATTTTCTACCTGTTAAAAGTCAGACAGCTTTCCATTTAACAGAATGTTGTACATTTCTATCAAAATCCATCCTCACTGCATAAATTGTTTCAACAATTGCAACCATCAGACACTGCAAAGAGACACTTCAAGCTGTTCTATCCTCTTAGCCAGATCATGCTTCCCACAATTCTTCAATCCATCAGAAACCATATCGAAGCACCTGGAAATCGGTGTCAAACCCAGCTCAGTCATCTCAACCAAATAATTGGCTGCTTCCACAAATCTCCCTCCACGTCCACACATAGTTATCAACATTGTATACACCGGCCTATTTGGAGGGTGCCCCTTCACCTTCATTTCACCAAAGAAACAAAAGGCATCATCAAATTGTCCTCTCTTAAACATCCCCTTGATTATTGGTGCATACAAACTAGGAAATGGCCTATGGCCATCCTCAATTGAATTGTGTAATAACCGAAGAGCCTCATCAATCCTGCCCACTTTTGAAACAGCAGGTATCAAAATCCTATAAGTGTTGATATCAGGACAAAGCCCCAACTTGCAAACACCATGATACATATCAACACAAAATTCAACTTCCCCTGCATTACAGATAGCTTCTATCAGAGAATTAAACGTATTAACATCTGGCACAAAGCCCTCTTTAGTCATCTTCGTAACCATTTTCTTGGCAGCCTCCAAATACCCAGCATTCAGCAACCCTTCAATCAAAATATCTCTACCTCTCACTGGAGGATTAAACCCCTTCTTACTCATTTCGTCTAAAAAATCCTGTGCCTCCCTCAACTTGCCATTGCAGCACCACCCATTAACAAGAACCGCATAAGTCCTCTTATCAGGAACCAAACCCTTCCTAATCATCCTTCTAATCAAACCATAAGCGCCATGGAACATTTTTACTTCGCAGAGAGCAAAAAGCAATGCATTGTAAACATCAACGCCCTGTAAACAATTCAAACCATCGCACTTATTGAAAACCTCCACAGCCTGATCGATGAGTCCATGTTTCCCATACTCTTGGATAATAGAACAAACCGTATCGCTGGAAATGCTGAATTTGGGATTTTGGGCCTTCATTTGGGTAATGAGTTTCCACATGGAAGCATATAGCTTTGCGCGAGCAAGGGTTTTGACGAGTTCTTCGTATTCAACGGAGGTGGGGGAGTAATGGGCGCGGGCCCATGTGAAGAAACGGAGGGATTCAGAAGGAGAGTGACAGCAGGCGCGTAGAACGCGGAACACGAGATCCGAGGTGACGGGG
Proteins encoded in this region:
- the LOC110622677 gene encoding U11/U12 small nuclear ribonucleoprotein 48 kDa protein, yielding MNPSSAPYPNANSYFFPCPPQNPNLAPNFFFHSVPERPPPPPPPQIPLTTATPNPDLSATLSSLTDLLSLSDKTLNSLSSLLHSKTTSLKHQNVNFVSCPYNPHHIMPPESLFLHSLHCPYSLSEDPTSLIDSLYYPKTLNIQNPDENFIAQSIQHSDNAELCFSLDGYFNEFRSNFFYNDCPGVVNFNDLESSNKMFTLPGVLSVDCANFVGNREGDIKCFDKSRFRVLPSDLWAVRREVEGWVDYPSMYSYGVLCSILQLNLIKFGDLRRWIIANSPRYGVVIDVYMADHMCVLFRLCLKAIRKEALSVVGNGMNMKTLSFNCPVLGQVLMWIASQFSILYSEMKAKCFAIHIFRHCVLDVANVVVFPLDSNSRERSTDANHSDARDVKFGEPLEGIIESKVGTEMDESADGEVIFVSQVAASIAALHERSLLEAKIKRLRMPQSLPRHQRMCEHDYVSKRSDEERKKRSNYKAIIEHDGLPSRQSSNQETSKTKTREELLAEERDYKRRRMSYRGKKLKRTTLQVMRDIIDEYMEEIKQAGGIGCFEKIAEEEGMSAKPPSTADIAVDVNEARKCHSKSSEAIISVPTHYNLHSDHSIRSTTSMHASHQYSMQRRQDYNRHNKQVEYPRSGSRDRHDREFYSGSQERHRSHGMLHEQSNYYGERNDVETTSTKHHEKRSSSKAKYENYKSSHSLLDSASNCGVQRDDEQLAVRDRHLRNSYGNRSSNVQVKNEFEDRYNPAESHDTCEDAFYTGNKHVRPQEFHE
- the LOC110623457 gene encoding pentatricopeptide repeat-containing protein At5g18390, mitochondrial, encoding MLSFRSTKFLLSRTNTNLQSLSHLNPFPPSASTTNKDAYFALIHHITNIVRRDIYPERTLNRLNLPVTSDLVFRVLRACCHSPSESLRFFTWARAHYSPTSVEYEELVKTLARAKLYASMWKLITQMKAQNPKFSISSDTVCSIIQEYGKHGLIDQAVEVFNKCDGLNCLQGVDVYNALLFALCEVKMFHGAYGLIRRMIRKGLVPDKRTYAVLVNGWCCNGKLREAQDFLDEMSKKGFNPPVRGRDILIEGLLNAGYLEAAKKMVTKMTKEGFVPDVNTFNSLIEAICNAGEVEFCVDMYHGVCKLGLCPDINTYRILIPAVSKVGRIDEALRLLHNSIEDGHRPFPSLYAPIIKGMFKRGQFDDAFCFFGEMKVKGHPPNRPVYTMLITMCGRGGRFVEAANYLVEMTELGLTPISRCFDMVSDGLKNCGKHDLAKRIEQLEVSLCSV